The genomic window CAAATCAAAATTCACGGATTTAATGCCAAACTCACGCGCTAGGGCTATGGCATTTTGCACGATTGCAACTTCTTGCTTTCTGTGTATGGCTTCTTGCACCTTGGGGTCGAAGTCTTGCACACCAAAACTTAGGCGATTAAATCCATTCTCTTTAAGCACCGCCATTTGCTCACGTGAGAAAAAACGTGGGTCTATCTCGCAACTCACCTCTGCGTGAGGGACAAAATTACTAAAGGTATCGCGCACAAGGCTAATTACCTCTTGCAACTCCTGTGCGTTAAAAAAAGTCGGTGTGCCCCCGCCAAAATGAAACTGCACGACCTCGCGTTGGGTATTCATAGTATTTTTTAGAATCTCAAGCTCTTTTTTGAGGTAGGTGATGTAGTGTTGTTTTCTTTCTTCTTTGCTTGTATAGACAACATTGCAGCCACAGAAATAGCACGCAGAGCGGCAAAATGGCAAATGCACATAAAGTGAAAGTGGCAGCGAGGTAGAATCTGCATTTTTGAGTGCTTGTGTATAGGAGGATTCATTCCAAGAGGGCTTAAATTCCACCGCAGTAGGGTAACTCGTGTATCGTGGAGCTGATTTTGAATACTTCACAAATGCACTAAAATCAATTTTTTCGCTCATAATCCCCACTCCTCATTTTGACTTACGCAAGAAATCAATATCAAAAAATAAATTAGGGTATTCTTTTTTAATATTCTTGGCAAGATTTGCGGTATTTATCTCTGGCAAGTTGCCATCACTACGGCGTAAAGATTCTAAAGCATTTTTTGCTACTGCCATAGCATCGTCAAAGTCAATAGGCATTTGTGAAATGACATCTTTTTCAAGATTCATCATCAGTTTTTCCTCTTGTATGTGCTTAATGCGCCTAATGAGCTGCAAAAAAAGCTTTTGTGGAAAAACGACATATTCCTCGCCCTCATCATCTTTCAAAAACCATAAATCTTCTTTTGAAAATTCACCGCTTTGCATCGCTAGGAGCATTGTGCTATCCGAAGTCTTATGTAGCACACCGAGATTCTCACTCGAATTATCTAGCCATTTGTCTTGTGGCAAAGATTTCATTTTACGCACCCAAGCTTATGTTGTTGATTTGAGCAAGATAGAGCATTATGCCTTTTTGCGCGTGAAGGCGGTTTTGAGCTTCTTCAAATACACGCGATTGTGCACCTTCTAGCACTTCCTCACTTACTTCCTGTCCGCGATAGGCAGGGAGACAATGCAAGAAAATCGCATTGTCCTGCGCAAGATTCATAAGTGCGCTATCCACACAGAATCCTTGAAAGGCTATCTCGCGTTCCTTTTTTTGCTCCTCTTGTCCCATAGACGCCCAAGTATCTGTTACTATAACATTTGCACCGCGCACTGCCTTTTGTGGATTTGTGCTAAGCAAAATCTTGCCACCGCTTTTGGCACAAAGGTTTTGTGCATTTGCGACTACATCGGCTTTTGGGGCGTAATTTGGGGGGGTTGCGATACGAAGTTCAAAGCCTAGAATACTCGCAAGGTTAATCCAAGAATGCGACATATTGTTGCCATCGCCCACATATGCCACGATAGGTTCTTGTCTATTTTGTGGATAGAATCTACTCGCACTATGCTCGGCGATGTATATGCCATTTTCTATCATTGTAAGATAATCCGCGATGAGTTGGACTGGGTGAAAATCATCGCTTAGTCCATTGATGAGTGGCACAGAGGAGTATCTGGCAAATTCTTCAAGCCTCTTGTGTTCGCCTGTCCTCATCATTACCATATCTACCATTGAGCTAATTACGCGTGCAGTGTCTTTTATGGGCTCGCCGCGCCCAAGTTGTATATCTTTGTGAGAGAGGAATATGCCTTGTCCCCCTAGTTGATACATACCACTTTCAAAACTTACCCTCGTGCGTGTGGAGCTTTTCTCAAAAATCATAGCTAATACTTTGCCCTTGAAATAAGGCGGATTATCATCCCTAGACTTGAGTTCTAAAATCACATCAAGCATTTTTAGAATCTCATCTTTGGAAAAATCGTTTAAAGTAAGAAAATGTCTCATTGTCTGTCCCATACGCAAAGGAGATAAAAAGCGCGATTGTATCTAAAAAACGCTAAGAAAACTTTAATGCCTTAATTTTTTGGCAGAATATAGTCCTCGACACCTATGGTGATATTCATAGTAAGATTCTTAAAAAGCACCTTGTTTTTACTGCGCTCATAATAAAATTCCTGTCCTCCGCGCACAAACCATTGCACGAATGCACCTTCATTAGTTACGCGCTTACCCTCGCCATCAAATATATCATGCCCTGCTAAAATATCATTAAACAAGTTAGGATAGCTTACTTCGCCAAAAAATGCTCTTGCAGCAATCCACTTTGAAGTGCAGTCTTTTTTTATGCAAATGTCTTTTTTATTTATGACAATCTGGCTCATAGGTTTGCCAAGCTTGTATAAATCGATAGTAAGGACTTTTGACTTGCTGTATTTGAGTGAAGCAAAATCATAGAATTTTACACGCGGTGTGTCTATGAGTAGAATCTTAAATTTTGTAGGCTCTAGCACAGCGGCTTCGTTGGGATTGGTATCTGGGTGCTGAAAATTATCTTCTAGCCACGCACACGAGACAAACAAAAATGGAAGCAGCAGAG from Helicobacter typhlonius includes these protein-coding regions:
- a CDS encoding HP0838 family lipoprotein — protein: MFGIFKQLFLRSSALLLPFLFVSCAWLEDNFQHPDTNPNEAAVLEPTKFKILLIDTPRVKFYDFASLKYSKSKVLTIDLYKLGKPMSQIVINKKDICIKKDCTSKWIAARAFFGEVSYPNLFNDILAGHDIFDGEGKRVTNEGAFVQWFVRGGQEFYYERSKNKVLFKNLTMNITIGVEDYILPKN
- the argF gene encoding ornithine carbamoyltransferase, whose product is MRHFLTLNDFSKDEILKMLDVILELKSRDDNPPYFKGKVLAMIFEKSSTRTRVSFESGMYQLGGQGIFLSHKDIQLGRGEPIKDTARVISSMVDMVMMRTGEHKRLEEFARYSSVPLINGLSDDFHPVQLIADYLTMIENGIYIAEHSASRFYPQNRQEPIVAYVGDGNNMSHSWINLASILGFELRIATPPNYAPKADVVANAQNLCAKSGGKILLSTNPQKAVRGANVIVTDTWASMGQEEQKKEREIAFQGFCVDSALMNLAQDNAIFLHCLPAYRGQEVSEEVLEGAQSRVFEEAQNRLHAQKGIMLYLAQINNISLGA
- a CDS encoding DUF2603 domain-containing protein, encoding MKSLPQDKWLDNSSENLGVLHKTSDSTMLLAMQSGEFSKEDLWFLKDDEGEEYVVFPQKLFLQLIRRIKHIQEEKLMMNLEKDVISQMPIDFDDAMAVAKNALESLRRSDGNLPEINTANLAKNIKKEYPNLFFDIDFLRKSK